GAGCCAAGTCGCTGCTGCGTGTGCCCGCGCAACGGCTGCCGGTACCTTCGCGAACATTCTAATCCCGGAATGGATCGGCAGCGCCGCCGCGCAGGCACCGCGAGTAGCGCACTCGCCACACTACTCCCCTGCGGGAAATTTTAGCCAGCATGAAAATGGTCTAGGAAATGTACATATCTACCAGAACGAGTTATGGTAGACGTCGGCTACTGTTGCGTAGCGGAAGAATTAGTCGGTCGATCAGTTGACATCTTAATACGCGCAGACTATGCTGTTACAGTGTACTGAGGCAATCCAGAGTCGTTGACATGTTCATTAGCAATGACATACGCAGATTTGATACGATCTAAGCTGATGATGTCCTCATAGCTTCGGTGTACTGTGATCGTTTTGTCAGTTCGGCGCACTACTGGATAGGGTCCAGAGTAAGGTAGTTGTAGTGCAGCTCAAACGCTATCACCTCCTTCCATGACGTGGCGTATGGTACGGGTGTCCTCAACATGGAACGTAGTCGGAATACCATGACGAGATCCAGGTTGTGGACGTAATTTAGCCATGATTCTGCGTAGCCGAATAATGAATTGATATGTGTCCGCAGTCGAAGAGGTTCTCCGTAGACCATTTTTGCGGAAGATGCCAGCACATCATTTTCTACGCCGTGCGAAGACCAAGTAATACAAGTGGTAGAACATCCGTCCAAGATTCTCCACCGTGGCATATAAGCGCTGGCTTGAGTGTACGATGAGAACGCTCTGCTATGCCGTTATAGCATGGATGATATGCGGTGGTCGAGAATTGACGGAACCTCACAAGCCTCCCAAGCTCGCGGAAAATGTGAACCTCAAACTAGCGACCGCGATCCACAATGATTCGCTGCGGGACACCAAATCGGGACAAATCGTCCATCCGACGAGCATGGCCTTGACGATGGTCTCAGCAGTGATGCTTGTCATCGGAAAAACTTCCAACCAGCATGTACATTTATCCGTAGCGGTGAGACAGTACCT
This genomic interval from Xylocopa sonorina isolate GNS202 chromosome 18, iyXylSono1_principal, whole genome shotgun sequence contains the following:
- the LOC143431629 gene encoding uncharacterized protein LOC143431629, with translation MLEGCHFVIYTDHKPLIYTFRQGADGHDNVVADIFPSTNAVTTPVDLLALAASQRTLASIRYSTFMPKNLQSLTLIESPGSQCQNQVDRPTFRVVTYAQRLSCMDSRLHALSMLKNHSTYTHTVWRFLFSTARFAHIYVDIIGPLPVSDSYRYCLTATDKCTCWLEVFPMTSITAETIVKAMLVGWTICPDLVSRSESLWIAVASLRFTFSASLGGFRAFSSYTQASAYMPRWRILDGCSTTCITWSSHGVENDVLASSAKMVYGEPLRLRTHINSLFGYAESWLNYVHNLDLVMVFRLRSMLRTPVPYATSWKECAELTKRSQYTEAMRTSSA